In the Leptospira johnsonii genome, one interval contains:
- a CDS encoding alpha-glucosidase: MRFFFITGVLFTFLLNCGSRFEKISPFSIPPQEFNLGNGVKAVLLPTELSFITSKGRILEFSFQNPFLSSAKGEQIVNYRKATFKIKDKILLECGSQTIESLGLGSGELLVKGKLTGKNCETEYTIRFVSSSNSGLDWKVEITNPELNRTYIKFKSDESESIYGLGEQFSHLNLKGKKPFLFSEEQGVGRGDQPITWGAELLEGAGGNEYSTYTPIPFFLTSRNRAFFFENSSYSVFDFEEDSEISIEFRERGLNVKSWKAASPKEILKLYTSHTGKFPNLPDWAYGTWFGIQGGKSIVLEKIEEAKLAGNPISALWIQDWVGQRKTVFGSQLWWKWFPDEDRYPDFKNFVKELNQKNIHVLGYINPMLATEGPLFEEAVKNHYLVKDKEGKDYIVQTAGFPAGLLDLTNPRTQTWIKNIIKQNLIGNGLSGWMADFGEWLPTDAVLFSKESAEIYHNRYPVEWAKLNREAIQEAGKEGQIVFFTRAGYSYSNKYSTSFWAGDQMVSWGRHDGIVSSLIGILSGGMSGLSLNHSDIGGYTTIPSPIKDYFRSKELFLRWAELNVFTPIFRTHEGNRPAKNHQPYSDSYTIKEFARYGQMHLALKEYFKFLNKEASELGLPLLRPLYLSYPEDGNTRDLQNQFLLGEDLLVIPVLEKGEDTVKGYLPKGEWEHVWTGKTFQGGVWIETPAPLGSPAIFLKKKGAWYEKLKSALSGFKKN, encoded by the coding sequence ATGAGGTTCTTTTTTATTACCGGCGTACTATTTACATTTTTATTAAATTGCGGATCCAGGTTTGAAAAGATCTCTCCGTTTTCTATTCCTCCTCAGGAATTCAATCTTGGAAACGGGGTCAAAGCGGTGCTCCTGCCGACTGAACTCTCGTTCATCACATCTAAAGGCAGAATATTAGAATTTTCCTTCCAAAATCCATTTCTTTCCTCCGCAAAAGGAGAACAGATCGTAAATTATAGAAAGGCAACTTTCAAGATCAAAGACAAAATCCTATTAGAATGCGGATCCCAAACGATTGAAAGTCTTGGATTAGGATCCGGTGAGTTGCTCGTTAAAGGAAAACTCACAGGAAAAAATTGTGAAACAGAATATACGATCCGATTTGTTTCTTCATCCAATTCGGGATTAGACTGGAAGGTAGAAATTACAAATCCGGAATTGAACCGCACATATATCAAATTCAAATCGGACGAATCAGAAAGTATTTACGGACTCGGAGAACAATTCTCCCACCTGAATCTAAAAGGAAAAAAACCATTCTTGTTCTCTGAAGAACAGGGAGTGGGAAGGGGAGACCAACCGATTACCTGGGGAGCGGAATTATTGGAAGGTGCGGGGGGAAACGAATATAGCACTTATACACCTATTCCATTTTTTCTCACGTCTCGCAACAGAGCATTCTTCTTCGAGAATAGTTCTTATTCCGTTTTCGATTTCGAAGAAGATTCCGAAATTTCCATAGAGTTCAGAGAAAGAGGACTTAACGTTAAATCTTGGAAGGCTGCAAGTCCTAAAGAAATCCTGAAATTATACACTTCTCATACGGGAAAATTCCCCAATTTACCTGATTGGGCATATGGAACCTGGTTTGGGATCCAAGGCGGAAAATCGATCGTTTTGGAAAAGATAGAAGAAGCAAAACTTGCCGGAAATCCGATCAGCGCTCTTTGGATCCAAGACTGGGTGGGACAAAGAAAAACAGTATTCGGTTCCCAGCTCTGGTGGAAATGGTTTCCGGACGAGGATCGTTACCCGGATTTCAAAAACTTTGTAAAAGAATTAAACCAAAAGAATATTCATGTTTTAGGATATATCAATCCTATGCTCGCTACTGAAGGTCCTTTATTCGAAGAAGCGGTCAAAAATCATTATTTGGTAAAAGATAAAGAAGGAAAAGATTATATAGTACAAACCGCAGGATTTCCTGCCGGACTACTTGATCTTACAAATCCGAGAACTCAGACTTGGATCAAAAATATCATCAAACAAAATCTGATAGGTAACGGACTCTCCGGTTGGATGGCCGATTTTGGAGAATGGTTGCCAACGGACGCTGTATTGTTCTCTAAAGAATCCGCAGAGATTTACCATAACCGTTATCCCGTAGAATGGGCAAAACTAAACAGAGAGGCCATCCAAGAAGCAGGAAAAGAAGGACAGATCGTATTTTTTACGAGAGCAGGTTACAGTTATTCCAATAAATATTCCACATCCTTTTGGGCAGGCGACCAGATGGTAAGTTGGGGAAGACATGATGGGATCGTATCTTCTTTGATCGGAATATTAAGCGGAGGGATGTCTGGACTCAGTTTAAATCATAGCGATATAGGCGGATATACCACGATCCCAAGTCCGATCAAAGATTATTTTAGATCCAAGGAATTGTTTCTACGTTGGGCGGAATTGAATGTATTCACTCCAATTTTTAGGACTCACGAAGGGAACCGGCCTGCAAAAAATCACCAACCATACTCAGATTCCTATACGATAAAAGAATTTGCAAGATACGGGCAGATGCATCTTGCATTAAAAGAATATTTTAAATTTCTAAATAAAGAAGCTTCCGAATTAGGACTTCCACTGCTACGACCGCTCTATCTTTCTTATCCGGAAGATGGTAATACAAGAGACTTACAAAACCAATTTTTACTTGGAGAGGATCTACTCGTCATTCCAGTCTTAGAAAAAGGAGAAGATACAGTAAAAGGATATCTACCTAAGGGAGAGTGGGAACATGTATGGACAGGTAAAACTTTCCAGGGAGGAGTTTGGATAGAAACACCAGCCCCACTTGGCTCTCCTGCAATTTTCTTGAAAAAGAAAGGTGCCTGGTATGAAAAATTGAAATCTGCTTTATCTGGTTTCAAAAAGAACTGA
- a CDS encoding rhodanese-like domain-containing protein — MSHWSFLKTDLNEKQDLFIDCRSQAQYQESTLKGAYYFPFVKKAFASDPDSSKKLLGPIEEILALAKKEEKSRILVFDEGMGMFASRLVFLLRAAGFQNAFLIGQRWPVDGAKEKGSKELDCGPASKIRKLEGVIDKAFLEKNLTRLQIFDTRTPEEYDGKLPRLTAPEPGSLCGRLPGAFLWDWRMLYDASGELVDKTFFNKKLRGFPFMPERTTVIYDYNGARSSLLAMMLKEVGYNDVNVYVGSWFEWRKSNLPKQAANIYGQASAGASAPRVGGIDRKS, encoded by the coding sequence TTGTCTCACTGGAGTTTCCTTAAAACCGACCTGAACGAAAAGCAGGACTTATTCATCGATTGTCGCTCCCAAGCACAATATCAGGAATCCACCTTAAAGGGTGCGTATTATTTTCCATTTGTCAAAAAGGCTTTTGCTTCCGATCCGGACTCTTCCAAAAAATTATTGGGTCCGATCGAGGAGATACTTGCTCTCGCTAAAAAAGAAGAGAAGTCCAGGATACTGGTCTTTGACGAGGGAATGGGGATGTTCGCATCCAGACTCGTTTTCCTTTTAAGAGCAGCAGGTTTTCAAAATGCATTCTTGATCGGACAACGCTGGCCAGTAGATGGAGCCAAAGAAAAAGGTTCCAAAGAACTGGATTGCGGCCCTGCTTCCAAGATCCGCAAGTTAGAAGGAGTGATAGACAAAGCATTCTTAGAAAAGAACTTAACTAGACTCCAAATTTTCGACACTCGCACACCGGAAGAATATGATGGAAAACTTCCTCGTTTGACTGCTCCCGAGCCGGGAAGTCTATGCGGAAGATTGCCAGGCGCGTTCCTCTGGGATTGGAGAATGTTGTATGACGCAAGCGGTGAGCTCGTGGATAAAACCTTCTTCAATAAAAAGTTAAGAGGTTTCCCTTTCATGCCGGAAAGGACCACAGTTATCTATGATTATAACGGAGCAAGATCCTCCTTGCTTGCTATGATGCTCAAAGAAGTAGGATACAACGATGTGAACGTGTATGTTGGCTCTTGGTTCGAATGGAGAAAATCCAATCTACCTAAACAAGCCGCGAATATATATGGCCAGGCTAGTGCAGGAGCTTCTGCCCCAAGAGTGGGTGGAATCGACAGAAAAAGTTAA
- a CDS encoding LIC11113 family protein: protein MQNIFHLRTKRLLLSFTSLGVLLFFSVFIPESVSFAEEPQTQKANSRIGDFAEKEFQEGYRKYSKEKDARPLKEWFKQHGTVHFGECKFRSLPETEEIQYLALDCPGKKLNGFFYSGEERLRSPERIDSFKVKGPVKLGKAVYWELEFSAENLKAASSKPIPGGKSNPETKLVEKASTVNFGLQYFLSIAKHPIDRPTPKGKEIFFDSSCPLLYLGKDADFYWDKSLYYSFQASCLPDSPYSWIRIKADLSGNVLVDNQPTEELQEGARYLAKLKLESVEKDKIVWSDAELFHE from the coding sequence ATGCAGAATATTTTCCATTTAAGAACGAAAAGACTCCTTCTTTCTTTTACAAGCCTGGGAGTTTTATTATTTTTTTCCGTTTTTATTCCGGAATCAGTAAGTTTCGCAGAAGAACCGCAAACCCAAAAGGCAAATTCCAGGATCGGAGACTTTGCTGAGAAAGAATTTCAGGAAGGCTACCGAAAATATTCCAAAGAGAAGGATGCAAGACCCCTGAAAGAATGGTTCAAACAACATGGAACCGTTCATTTCGGTGAATGTAAGTTTAGATCTCTTCCTGAAACCGAGGAAATACAGTATCTTGCCCTGGACTGTCCCGGAAAAAAACTAAACGGTTTCTTTTATTCGGGAGAAGAAAGATTACGTTCGCCGGAAAGAATAGATTCTTTCAAAGTGAAGGGTCCGGTTAAGTTGGGTAAAGCTGTTTATTGGGAACTTGAATTTTCCGCAGAAAATTTAAAAGCTGCAAGTTCCAAACCGATTCCAGGCGGGAAATCCAATCCGGAAACGAAACTTGTAGAAAAAGCTTCCACTGTGAATTTTGGTCTGCAATATTTTTTAAGCATCGCAAAACATCCGATAGATCGTCCCACTCCCAAAGGAAAAGAGATCTTCTTTGATTCTTCCTGCCCTCTTCTTTACTTAGGAAAGGATGCGGATTTTTATTGGGACAAATCTTTGTATTATTCTTTCCAGGCCAGTTGTTTGCCGGATTCTCCTTATTCCTGGATCAGGATCAAAGCGGATCTGAGCGGAAATGTTTTAGTCGATAACCAACCCACAGAAGAACTCCAAGAAGGAGCACGTTATCTGGCAAAATTGAAATTAGAATCGGTAGAAAAGGATAAAATCGTATGGTCCGACGCGGAGTTGTTTCATGAATAA
- a CDS encoding S1C family serine protease → MNKFWILLAGAVLLFNIPVFSQTNGNSDLKTLLNGVVIVRSDIYPDATDPLEFGDQDLSRDVGSGFIIAGNRILTNAHVISESKYLKVKRFNSSKYYNAKVEFIGFDCDLALISVEDEEFFSGVEPLEITEESPSLGSNLLMLGYPEGVENLTLENGLVNRVERLRYSFTGLDYRKVIRVGANILPGYSGGPAIQNGKVAGIIFEVSQVQGNTAYLIPPEVVQHFLKDIQDGQYDGFPFVGFTFQNGNSESVKKYLGVPQNLQGVLVNKVYPNSSFSDVLQTDDFLYKVDEAYLNNEGGLLEFTGRTIVDLIEPGFVGQKLTLYFYRNGKNFKIQAELKKTDSLELYRDRQIRSFLGAGLLFQPVNRALFGKESQRVETALRYHYSYFIQDDLFKFTERDLILTTIFPDPLNSKYLNYRFKILESINGKTPANIAEFKDYWKKFSNGTLVLKFRGVGLPLVLDAKTVRTIDLRVRKRFDIKSDESKEGK, encoded by the coding sequence ATGAATAAGTTTTGGATACTTCTCGCGGGTGCGGTCCTACTCTTTAATATTCCTGTTTTCTCTCAAACGAACGGGAACTCAGATCTTAAGACATTATTGAACGGTGTGGTCATTGTCAGAAGCGATATTTATCCGGATGCAACCGATCCACTGGAATTCGGGGACCAGGATCTTTCTCGAGATGTAGGTTCCGGATTCATTATTGCAGGAAATAGAATATTAACAAACGCTCATGTGATCTCCGAATCCAAGTATCTGAAGGTAAAACGTTTTAATAGTAGTAAATATTATAATGCAAAAGTGGAATTTATAGGTTTCGACTGCGACCTGGCTTTGATCTCTGTAGAAGACGAGGAATTCTTTTCGGGTGTAGAACCTCTGGAGATCACAGAAGAATCCCCTTCTCTCGGAAGTAATCTGTTAATGTTGGGTTATCCTGAAGGTGTGGAAAATCTCACTTTGGAAAATGGCCTGGTCAATCGTGTGGAAAGATTGAGATATTCTTTTACAGGTTTAGATTACAGAAAAGTAATTCGTGTAGGTGCCAATATTCTTCCCGGATATTCGGGAGGTCCTGCTATCCAAAACGGAAAAGTGGCAGGGATTATTTTCGAGGTCAGCCAGGTCCAAGGAAACACAGCATATCTTATTCCACCTGAAGTGGTACAACATTTCTTAAAAGATATCCAAGACGGGCAATACGACGGGTTTCCATTCGTAGGCTTTACTTTCCAAAATGGAAACTCCGAGTCCGTGAAAAAGTATTTGGGAGTTCCTCAAAATCTGCAAGGCGTGCTTGTGAATAAGGTATATCCGAATTCTTCATTTTCGGACGTTTTGCAAACCGATGATTTTTTGTATAAGGTAGACGAGGCTTATCTGAATAACGAAGGTGGACTTCTGGAATTTACAGGAAGAACGATCGTAGATCTGATCGAGCCAGGTTTTGTAGGCCAAAAACTCACTTTGTATTTTTATAGAAACGGTAAAAACTTTAAGATCCAAGCAGAGTTAAAAAAGACAGATTCCCTGGAATTATATAGAGATCGTCAGATCCGAAGCTTTTTAGGTGCCGGGCTTTTATTCCAACCCGTAAACCGTGCTTTATTCGGTAAAGAGAGCCAAAGAGTGGAAACTGCTCTCAGATACCATTACAGTTATTTTATACAGGACGATCTTTTCAAATTTACGGAAAGAGATCTGATATTGACTACGATCTTTCCGGATCCTCTCAACTCTAAATATCTAAATTATCGTTTCAAAATATTAGAATCCATTAATGGAAAGACCCCGGCCAATATCGCAGAATTTAAGGATTATTGGAAAAAATTCTCCAACGGGACCTTAGTTTTAAAATTCAGAGGTGTAGGACTTCCCTTGGTTTTAGATGCCAAAACAGTTAGGACCATAGATCTAAGGGTCAGAAAAAGATTCGATATCAAGTCCGACGAATCCAAGGAGGGAAAATGA
- a CDS encoding PDZ domain-containing protein yields the protein MRSNKIIFLLIFSLLGFLDQAEAKADSEFSLLVHFRKYSHHNPFQKGTPYQKKVPAIRLDERTALALLKPGEVPLFAEIHPEESAGRKAYFQKVDLDTGIGIVLLPENFGRSKKVSPIALLEESPRTQGACSAFFTNFEWGSLEFSKSILPLSKLARKENQDGTRSFLFSGKKVCGFTDGTWNAGAELLRRFYQSRFSSLSPFPHPGFYAEGSLTPAEEDYYFPKGSVGAVVSEVLPGIGPMHNLFPGDAVLSVNGIPVASKQKQVLYDILLSKGGSYLNSGEWVSLSLYRDGRKREIRYQLRPYNEDSFLIPESSDKIAPKYLIAGGLLFTELTHTYLKEYGEKYKSSSDRKLVYLAESYSKKLHPERSRIVLLSRAFPDEKNRAYQEFQDLILESVNDKIVDSVEGLKAAISENKDEFLIFRFSGNKLAVFDKSELKSLDERIKSLYSLDTLDNIR from the coding sequence ATGAGATCTAATAAAATAATATTTCTCCTAATCTTCTCACTTTTAGGGTTTTTAGATCAGGCAGAAGCAAAAGCGGATTCAGAATTTTCACTTCTCGTCCATTTTAGAAAATACTCTCATCATAATCCTTTCCAAAAAGGAACTCCTTACCAGAAAAAAGTACCGGCAATTCGTTTGGATGAAAGAACCGCACTTGCACTTTTAAAACCGGGAGAAGTTCCGTTATTCGCAGAGATCCATCCCGAAGAATCCGCAGGAAGAAAAGCATATTTCCAAAAAGTGGATTTGGATACAGGAATAGGCATCGTTCTTCTTCCTGAAAATTTCGGAAGATCCAAAAAGGTCTCCCCTATCGCACTCTTGGAAGAAAGTCCCAGGACCCAAGGAGCATGCTCAGCCTTCTTCACAAATTTTGAATGGGGAAGTTTAGAGTTTTCTAAATCGATTTTACCTCTGTCTAAACTTGCCAGAAAGGAAAACCAAGACGGGACCCGGAGTTTTCTTTTTTCAGGAAAAAAAGTCTGCGGCTTTACGGATGGGACTTGGAACGCAGGTGCGGAACTTCTTCGTAGATTTTATCAAAGTAGATTTTCTTCCCTTTCTCCTTTTCCTCACCCAGGTTTTTATGCGGAAGGTTCCTTAACTCCTGCGGAAGAAGATTATTATTTTCCGAAAGGTAGTGTAGGCGCAGTGGTCTCCGAAGTCCTTCCTGGGATCGGCCCAATGCACAATCTGTTTCCAGGTGACGCGGTTCTTTCCGTGAATGGAATTCCGGTTGCTTCTAAACAAAAACAGGTCTTGTATGATATCCTACTCAGTAAAGGTGGGTCTTATCTGAATTCCGGAGAATGGGTCAGTCTTTCACTGTATCGTGACGGTAGAAAAAGAGAGATACGCTACCAGCTAAGACCGTATAACGAGGATTCTTTTTTGATCCCGGAGAGTTCAGATAAGATCGCTCCTAAATATCTGATCGCGGGCGGATTACTTTTTACGGAACTCACTCACACTTATCTGAAAGAATACGGAGAAAAATACAAATCCTCCAGCGACAGAAAGTTAGTATACTTAGCTGAGAGTTATTCTAAAAAACTCCATCCGGAAAGAAGCCGTATCGTATTACTATCCAGAGCCTTCCCTGACGAAAAGAACAGGGCCTATCAGGAATTCCAAGATTTGATCTTAGAATCCGTGAACGACAAGATCGTGGATTCTGTAGAAGGTTTGAAAGCAGCCATTTCTGAAAATAAGGACGAATTTTTGATCTTTCGGTTTTCAGGAAATAAATTGGCGGTTTTTGATAAGTCAGAGTTAAAAAGTTTGGATGAAAGGATAAAATCCTTATATTCTCTTGATACTCTAGACAATATCCGCTGA
- a CDS encoding ATP-binding response regulator, with protein MKILFVDDEEVIRDLFQEIFGSEYELVLAGTAEQGLSLAESETFDLIITDIRLPRMNGIEFITKLREKGVDTPFIVITGNQDIQISINALRLGAVDFFLKPFRMEAIRYSLLRFKNLFYAGKDLVDKRMFQVRESRQKFALLPRLGNLNQYVHLILKSLAHLPNLNNEDQLSLKVALYELIGNAIEHGCAHINYHQKQELMFQENDYFSYVDKICESKEEWIQVEVDYDDTRVTVILEDGGDGFDPARVPDPVQDPNASQLSGRGIFLVRMNVDSLSYNDKGNQVTFVKKLQKAEVKQKQA; from the coding sequence ATGAAAATCCTTTTCGTTGATGACGAAGAAGTTATCCGAGATCTGTTCCAGGAAATTTTCGGCAGCGAGTACGAACTCGTTTTGGCCGGAACCGCGGAACAGGGCTTAAGCTTAGCCGAGTCGGAAACATTCGATCTGATCATCACCGATATTCGCCTTCCAAGGATGAACGGTATAGAGTTCATCACTAAATTAAGGGAGAAGGGAGTGGATACTCCTTTTATAGTCATCACAGGAAATCAGGACATCCAGATCTCTATCAACGCTCTCCGATTGGGAGCTGTGGATTTTTTCCTAAAACCTTTTCGGATGGAAGCGATCCGTTACTCTCTCTTAAGATTTAAAAATCTATTTTATGCGGGCAAAGACCTTGTGGACAAAAGAATGTTCCAGGTCCGGGAATCCAGACAGAAGTTCGCACTTCTACCTAGGCTTGGAAATTTGAATCAGTATGTCCATTTGATACTGAAGTCTCTGGCCCATCTTCCCAATCTGAATAACGAGGACCAACTCTCATTAAAAGTTGCATTATATGAATTGATAGGCAACGCTATAGAACATGGTTGTGCTCATATCAATTATCACCAAAAACAAGAGTTGATGTTCCAGGAGAACGATTACTTCTCCTATGTGGACAAGATCTGCGAATCCAAGGAAGAATGGATCCAGGTGGAAGTAGACTATGACGATACAAGAGTAACCGTTATCCTAGAAGACGGAGGAGACGGTTTTGATCCTGCAAGAGTCCCAGATCCAGTGCAAGATCCAAATGCAAGCCAACTTTCAGGCAGAGGGATCTTTTTAGTTCGTATGAATGTGGATTCTCTTTCTTATAATGACAAGGGAAACCAAGTCACTTTCGTAAAGAAGCTCCAAAAAGCGGAAGTAAAACAGAAACAGGCTTAA